One genomic window of Eleginops maclovinus isolate JMC-PN-2008 ecotype Puerto Natales chromosome 12, JC_Emac_rtc_rv5, whole genome shotgun sequence includes the following:
- the araf gene encoding serine/threonine-protein kinase A-Raf, with translation MSSTSSSYSSSGETSPEDVPRGGGTIRVYLPNKQRTVVNVRQGQTVYESLDKALKVRGLSQDCCAVFRLLEGRKRLTDWDTDITPLVGEELLVEVLDDIPLTMHNFVRKTFFKLAYCDFCHKFLFNGFRCQTCCYKFHQHCSSKVPTVCVDMDTVSKRCDPNPCTDDYPRILLPENSPSQSNLALTPEPAGMDLLSPNSAFCFPMLGGDGQSLQRHRSTSTPNVHMVSTVGPAGVGIIEEALKFNNTMGPEPSPKPSTSPPSSLFTPGSRPPKSPSEHKERKPSSSDDKKKVHRGGYRDSSYYWEVHSGEVNIQKRIGAGSFGTVFKGKWHGDVAIKILKVTEPTPEQLQAFKNEMQVLRKTRHVNILLFMGYMTKPNFAIITQWCEGSSLYRHLHVTETKFDTMRRIDVARQTAQGMDYLHAKNIIHRDLKSNNIFLHEGWTVKIGDFGLATVKSRWSGSQQVEQPSGSILWMAPEVIRMQDTNPYTFQSDVYGYGVVLFELMSGTLPYCNINNRDQIIFMVGRGYLSPDLSKLSSTSPKSMKRLIIDCLKFKRDERPLFPQILVAIEQVQDLLPKIERSRSEPSLHRAVHAEDLNPLLFHTTRLMPL, from the exons AtgtcctccacctcctcctcctactcctcctcgGGGGAGACCAGTCCGGAGGATGTACCCCGAGGTGGGGGCACCATACGGGTCTACCTCCCCAACAAACAGAGGACAGTG GTGAATGTTCGCCAAGGACAGACTGTGTACGAGAGTCTAGATAAAGCTCTCAAAGTGAGAGGCCTGAGCCAAGACTGCTGTGCTGTGTTTCGCCTGCTAGAAGG ACGTAAGAGACTGACGGACTGGGACACAGACATCACTCCGCTGGTTGGAGAGGAGCTTTTAGTCGAGGTTCTGGATGATATTCCCCTCACCATGCACAACTTT GTACGGAAAACGTTTTTCAAGCTGGCTTACTGTGATTTTTGCCACAAGTTTCTTTTTAACGGCTTCAGATGTCAGACATGTTGCTACAAATTTCACCAGCACTGCAGTAGCAAGGtccctacagtgtgtgtggacatggACACAGTGAGCAAACG GTGTGATCCTAATCCCTGCACAGATGATTACCCACGGATACTATTGCCAGAAAATTCCCCATCGCAGAGCAACCTAGCCTTAACCCCAGAGCCTGCTGG GATGGACCTCCTGTCTCCGAACTCGGCCTTCTGCTTCCCGATGCTGGGTGGAGATGGGCAGTCTCTACAGAGGCATCGCTCCACCTCTACTCCAAATGTTCACATGGTCAGCACAGTGGGCCCTGCTGGTGTCGGCATTATAGAG gAAGCGCTAAAATTCAACAACACAATGG GTCCTGAGCCCTCACCAAAGCCCTCCACCAGCCCACCCTCTTCTCTGTTCACCCCAGGGAGTAGGCCCCCCAAGTCTCCCTCAGAGCACAAGGAGCGCAAGCCTTCCTCGTCTGATGACAAAAAGAAAGTG CACCGAGGGGGCTACAGAGACTCCAGTTACTACTGGGAAGTCCACTCTGGAGAAGTCAACATCCAGAAGAGAATAGGTGCAGGTTCGTTTGGAACAGTCTTCAAGGGCAAGTGGCACGGAGACGTGGCCATCAAGATCCTGAAAGTCACCGAGCCAACGCCGGAACAGCTGCAGGCcttcaaaaatgaaatgcaggTCTTACG GAAGACCCGCCACGTCAACATCCTGCTGTTCATGGGCTATATGACTAAGCCCAACTTCGCCATCATCACTCAGTGGTGTGAAGGCAGCAGCCTGTACCGCCATCTGCATGTCACAGAAACCAAGTTTGACACGATGCGCCGCATTGATGTGGCCAGACAAACGGCACAGGGCATGGA TTACCTTCACGCAAAGAACATCATTCATCGGGACCTGAAATCAAACA ATATTTTCCTCCACGAGGGCTGGACTGTAAAGATCGGGGACTTTGGCCTGGCCACAGTGAAGTCTCGCTGGAGCGGCTCTCAGCAGGTGGAACAGCCCAGTGGATCCATTCTGTGGATG GCTCCTGAGGTGATCCGGATGCAGGACACCAACCCGTACACGTTCCAGTCGGATGTGTACGGATACGGAGTCGTGCTGTTTGAGCTGATGTCAGGGACCCTGCCTTACTGCAATATCAACAACAGAGACCAG ATAATCTTTATGGTTGGACGTGGTTACTTGTCTCCAGACCTAAGTAAGCTGTCTAGTACCTCACCCAAGTCAATGAAAAGGCTCATCATTGACTGTCTGAAGTTCAAACGTGACGAGAGGCCCTTGTTTCCACAG ATCCTGGTAGCCATTGAGCAGGTTCAAGACTTGCTGCCAAAAATCGAGCGGAGTCGCTCGGAGCCGTCGCTCCACAGAGCCGTCCACGCTGAGGACCTGAACCCCCTCCTGTTCCACACCACCCGGCTGATGCCTCTCTAA
- the LOC134873720 gene encoding leukocyte surface antigen CD53-like has translation MAQNCLKCLKYTMCFTNFLCFMCGVGVLICGVYMTVNFRMAALTPTLASFTISNMLLVSGIVITCVSFLGFLGALKENRCLLLTFFLLLFFLMLVELTAACLLLMYEGEISKMVNDDLNKGLKLAKGKSQNATMSEWDVVQMQFDCCGVQNRSDWGDNVPDSCCLGKCGSPKPDYRKKGCLEALKNSFEDHFLTTGISVIVLCIIEVMGMCFAMTLFCHISRSGLGYKL, from the exons ATGGCTCAAAACTGCCTCAAGTGTTTGAAGTACACTATGTGTTTCACCAACTTCCTTTGTTTT ATGTGTGGTGTGGGGGTGCTGATCTGTGGTGTGTACATGACGGTGAACTTCAGGATGGCCGCCCTCACCCCCACCCTGGCCAGCTTCACCATCTCCAACATGCTGCTGGTCAGCGGCATCGTCATCACCTGCGTGTCCTTCCTCGGCTTCCTGGGAGCTCTGAAGGAGAACCGCTGCCTCCTCCTgacg ttcttcctgctgctgttcttCCTAATGCTGGTGGAGCTGACTGCAGCCTGCCTGCTGCTCATGTATGAGGGAGAG ATTTCCAAAATGGTGAATGACGATCTCAACAAGGGTTTGAAGTTGGCTAAAGGAAAGTCTCAAAATGCCACCATGAGTGAGTGGGACGTTGTTCAGATGCAG TTTGACTGCTGTGGAGTCCAAAACAGGTCGGACTGGGGGGACAACGTGCCGGACTCCTGCTGCCTGGGAAAGTGTGGGAGCCCAAAGCCTGATTACAGAAAGAAG GGTTGTTTGGAAGCACTGAAGAATTCGTTTGAGGATCATTTCCTCACCACCGGGATTTCTGTCATCGTCCTCTGCATTATCGAG GTGATGGGAATGTGTTTCGCCATGACGCTCTTCTGCCACATCAGCAGATCTGGACTGGGATACAAGTTATAG